Part of the Acomys russatus chromosome 19, mAcoRus1.1, whole genome shotgun sequence genome, GACTGCAGCTGTACAGCATAGTTCTACCGGGGCTTTGGTTTAAATCATGATGTCTGTTAAGCCATTGTTTCCTTGTGTTCCTTCTTAGAAGAACACCTTGCAAACCCAGATCAAACATCTGACATGGAGGTACATGTTTGGTAAGAATTTAGTAACCATCAATAAATACACTTAAAGCAGTgattttttacacttttttttataaaacttccAGGATACCTTACATTTTCTTCAGAGTCATATTCATATCAGtttgcacatgaaaattacctcCCATGTATCCTAGAACTTTGACAATGCTCTTCAATATTATGATCTTCCCAATTGTAGCCTAAAATACAGTACCAGAAAACATATGATGTATGATTAGAAATTAGGCAAAATTTAAGTCACTATCAACAGTGAATCTGAGAAACATGTCAGATTTATTCACCTCATTCTTCCTCGTTCTCAACTGGAATTATAGAGAAGCATCAGTAACAGGGAAAGAGTTTTCcctttatcttaaaaaacaaaagaaaattcactGACTTACCTATAGCAGACAGATTCcagtaggtctccagcatcacatctttgtagagattcTTCTgagaaggatccagcaaagcccactcttctccagtgaagttcacatgcacatcattGTAGGTCACTGCGTTCTAAAAtatcacatacatgtatacaacagAAAGCATCATACTGACAactctataaatatatacttCATTGACAACATACCAATAAAATTTTGGTACTTCCTCCATTTATGTGGTGACATATAAATGCTAATGTAATCGCCAAGTCGTTTTAGAAGGAAGCTGAGTAATGTGGCTCACCTCTCTCATTTCTGGATCCTTTGAATAGTTTATAGCTTTGCAAAAGAAGTGTTAATCAACATACATACTGAGAGAGAGACAAGTAAACAGATCTGCTGTACTCAGCACacttgtgagaaattgtatgaACAATTACTCACTATAAAAAATGATGGTGAAGTTAGGTGTATTTTCtcatacatttaatcccaacatccaggaagcagaggcaagtgtatcgcATTGAGCAGGATGCTAGCCTGGTGTAGGCAATGAGTTCTAGGAGAGTCGGGGCACATATTAAGACACTGATTCCTCTGCCAAAATTagtcaaacaaagaaaaaggataaaaaggaCCCAGATCTTTACTGAAGTTATTccaaaaaattatatattcattctaGTTCTGTATTCATCTTACAGAAACCTTAAGTGCTTCAGATTAAACTATATCATTAATATGATCTTACTAAAAAAAAGATTGTATATTTAAATAGTTACAAATGGACAGATGAAAATATTAGCACTGTAAATATTGCTCATAAATAAGCACATACAGCATTAGAGTTGGCTCAACAGTGAAGAGCTCTTGCTGGTCTTCAAAATAACTGGGCTAAATTCCCAGTACTTACATATGAGGTTACACCTATCCATTATTCTAAGTCAGAAATTCTGAGGCCATCATCTGACTACTGTGAAGACCAGGCACACAGGAAGTACTTATTCATGCTTACAGGCAAAATACTAATAATCAttcaaaaaactcaaaacaaccataACAAATAGGAAGAATGTCACACACCTGAAATCATATGACTCAGAGGGCTCAGACAGTTTTAATGCCATGAAAATGTGGCACGCTGAGAAATAGAACATGTTGTGCCAAATTTCAAAATTCACGATGTGCATGAAGATCAATCCAGGAACATATAGTTGACATGTCCGAAAGCTACACTCCAGGTCCATCAAAGACAAAAGCCAGGCACGTGAGCCCACATCGAATCCCTGCAATCTAGAGTAAGATTCAGCTGGATCTTTAAGTTTgaggctgcctggtctacatacctaCTTACCtgacagctagggttacacaaaGCAACTTTTTCTTCAAGAATAAAACCagcaaaattaaatatgtatataaaaagaaataaagcatatataacccccaagaaaataaaagcagtcattaaaagtctcccaaccaccAAGTGCTTTTAGTGCAAAATTTTTCCAAACATCAAACTATCCTAGGAACATTGCGAAACTTGTTCAATAAAgaaggccacagtcacattgttatctaaaccacacaaagactcaagaaagaaagaaaatttcagacaggtctcccttatgaacatcaatttaaaaatactcaataaaattcttgcaaTCTGAATCCAAGAACACGTCAATAAAATCATCCACCAATATCAAGGAGGTTTCATCTGAGAGGTGCCAGGAttgttcaacatatgaaaatccatcaatgtaatccactatataaacaaacagaaagaaaaaaccccacaggaTTTTCTCATCAGatactgaaaaagcctttgacaaattcCAACACCACATTCATGTTAGAAGACTTGGAAAGAAAATGCACACAAGgtgtatacataaacacaataaaggcaataaacagcaagcctatagccaatatccaattaaatggaaataaatttaaagcattccactaaaatcagggacaagacaaggctgtctactctctttgtatttcttaaatatagtatttgaagtcctcACTACAGAACTAAGACAACTACAGGGGATCAAGAAGATACAGAGTAGAAAGGAAGGAGCCAAATTActactattcacagatgatatgatagtaaatATAAGTGACCAAAAAATTCTACTGTAGAACTCCTCCACATGATAAAGCGACGGATACAAAACTGGCTGAAAAAATCCAGTAGCCCTTTTGAATATCAACTATAAATGGGATGAGAAATGAATTATAGACATAAAACTCtgcacaatagccacaaaaaacttaaaattccTGGTGTTACTCTtaaaaagcaagtgaaagacttgaatgAGTACAATCCAAGTCTCTGAAAAAGTAACTGAATAAGatatcagaacatggaaagatctctcatgctcatggctTGGTAGGAATAAGAAAGTAGAAAttgccatcttatcaaaagca contains:
- the LOC127202948 gene encoding zinc finger protein 431-like, giving the protein MASASQFLQECDRSSQHCGDLATAALQSWAVAVWRCGKANTASGRSENPSHGTHVGGTQNAVTYNDVHVNFTGEEWALLDPSQKNLYKDVMLETYWNLSAIGYNWEDHNIEEHCQSSRIHGR